The genomic window TTTAAAAGCCTGGTAAACAGAGCATTAGAGACAAAAGACAAACACTTTTTTCCCAAGTTTTTAGATAGCTATGTAAAAGTCTTAGTTAATGCTGAAAGATGGCTAGAGGTACACAAACTGCAAACCGAATTCGAAAAAGACTTTAATTTTTCCTATTACACTTGGGTCAATATTGCAATAGCAGATATGTCACTTTATGAAAAAAGCCACTCGCCCCTATACAAAGAAAGAGCCGTTTATGCCTACCATCAAGCACTCAATTTACTACCAGACTATGGCACCCCTTATGCAGTGCGACTTATTCTTCATATGATTGATTATAATCGATCAAATAATAATAACGTCAAAGAGAATGAAAAGGCAGCTGCATTGAAACTGATTAACAATATCAATGCCGGTCGAGACGTAATTACCTCCTACGAAACTTATAATTACTTAAACCGCATGAAAAGCGACCGATACTTAAAAGAGTTTATTTTATCCTTGGAAGGTCTCTTTCCTAACGAAATGATAATAATGAAGAGCCGCTATCAACAGGAGCTGGATTACATTAATAAGAAAAATAAAAAGCCTAAAGCCAAACAAAAAATACCATCATAAATGCAAAAAAGCCTTAGCAACCTATATAGCTACGTAAACCTTAAAACAAAAAACCGGCTTTCAGCCGGTTTTTTTTATTTTAAGCTAACTCTTATTAAACTATCCCCTGCTTCCATTTTTTCCATAAAAAATAATCAACCGAAATAGCGCCACCACCCCTTATCCATAAGCTGCCTAGTATCATCAGCCAGAAATAGTGATCGGTTGAGTGGCCTTCCGATCCATAGGGAAATACGAATAACTCAATAACCAGTGTCATTAAAAATAATCCTGCTGCGGCAAAGCGGGTACCCAACCCAACAATAAGCAGCACAGATAAACCCAGCTCAGCAGCTGTTGCCATGTAGGCG from Spartinivicinus poritis includes these protein-coding regions:
- a CDS encoding DoxX family protein — encoded protein: MWQNILKGWQQLTCISNVWFAPVVDLIMRIYVGLVFWRSGDTKLDSWDTTLLLFEHEYNVPVISHTIAAYMATAAELGLSVLLIVGLGTRFAAAGLFLMTLVIELFVFPYGSEGHSTDHYFWLMILGSLWIRGGGAISVDYFLWKKWKQGIV